Part of the Nitrospira sp. genome is shown below.
TACCGGAGAAAACACCACAGCGCGGAGAGGATCACAGCCACATACAACGCCGCGCCGATCCCCCCCGAATCCAAGAGCGCTTGCACATAACCGTTGTGGAGGGTAATCGCTCCCTGCGACGGCGAGTTGGACGATGCGCCCCCTGCCCCCCTCCAACCGCTTTCATTGAGCACCACCCCGCCGGCCGTGAACCCGTAGCCCAACCAGGGATGCTCCCAGTACCGTTGAAGCGCCTGCGCCCACATCGCCGTCCGTCCGGACAGATTTTCAATCGAGTCCTGTCTGAAAATCTTTGCCCCTTGCGCCGGAGTCATTCGTGTGCCGATCACGATTCCCAGACAGAGCACCGTCACAATCAGCGCGGCGACCATCGGCACGAACGTCCGGCGCCAACGCACATACCGAATCCCCGCCGCGCCCATGCTGACAATGGCTGCAACCCAGAACGTTCGTGAACCGGTCAGAAAGAGACAGGGGAGACTGGCGGCGATACCGATACCTCGTATGGTCCAATGCCACCGGACAAACAGGCAGAGTCCGAACAGGAGGCCGGAAGCTGCGCCCATCATCGCGGGTTTACTGAAAAGCCCCCGGAATCGAAGCCCCTCGAACGTCTGTTCAAACGTCAGAGCCGGGAGCCAGACCCGCAGCAGGAGACTGACCAAGCACACCACGGTCAGGGCGATGAGCATCGTCCGGGCCACAAAGAGGGGTTGTCGAGGATCGACTTTTGCCGCATCTAGAAAGGCCAGCGCGAACAGGAGAATCGCCGCCAGCGCTAGAATTTGCAAGGAGACAAACAACGGGCTCATGGCTTGGGGGATTGCAAATACCAGGGCAGCGAAATAGAGACCGAGCACCATGTGCCACCGATTGAAGATGCGTCCCCCGGATAAAGCGAGCCATCCTCCGCCGACGGCTAACGCCGTCCCTTCCGACAAGGCCCGGAGAACGAACCGGTCTCCCAGCGGCGTCGCATCCTTTGCCAATAGAGCCACAATCAAGAGAACAAATGCGACGAGCATGGAACGTCTTCCTTCACCGGAACCGATCGAAGGTAAATGATGATAAATCCTACGCTCCCGCTGTTACGGATTCGTTAAGGCCTGGTTGCAGATGAGCGAACTTTGCGGCTGGCGGGGTAACCAGACAAGCTGAGGCACATCAGCATACTAGCGATAGGAGCGATGGCACCCCCATGGTAGAGGTGCCATCCTCCCCACACCATTAGCTAATAGTCCCCGCATGCGTCGAGAAGACGGTGACCTTCGATCCCAGGTGGTCCTCCGAGCATGCTGGCTCAAGAAGTCACCGATGATATTGGACTTGAATACCAGAGGTAACGGCACCAACGTCACGACAGGCTACTCTAGCTTTGGCTTGCCCTCATTTTCCGTGGAAACGTCAGCGCTATCTCTTGATCATTACGTAACACCTCCGTGCTAGGTTTCCTACGAAACAATGAGGCGAATAGTTCCACTTTGTGGTTAACAGAATTGTACTTAGGAGGTTGTATGAGCAATGCGATAGCAGCCTTAAACTATGCGACTCTTGATGATGCGGTGGCAACACTTGGCTCAACCGCAACTACTCTTACAATTAGCACTGCCCTTTCGGTGGCGATGAACACCACAGTTCCATCTACTCTCACTCTTGAGTTTACGGGCAGCGGGTCGCTCGTGATTCCCAACGGAGTGACTCTCACGATCAACGGTTCAATCAAAGCCCCGCTCACCACTATCTTCACAATCCCTGGGACGGGTGTACTTAGGTTAGGGCCACGTTGTAGTGCAAAGTTATATCCGCAATGGTGGGGTGCGAAGGCAGACGGTATTGCAGACGACCAAGGCGCAATTCAAGCTGCATTGGATATAGCAGCAAATGGACATACGAATGGTGCCTCCTCAATAGTATTTCTCCCAGCCGGCAATTATGTGATTTCATCCCGCCTCAAAGTGCCTCCTGGAGTCTCATTAATTGGCCAAGGTTTAGAAGGCTCTGTTATTATTCCCACAAGCTGTGACGCCATTACGATGTGGGGATCTGACTGGGCAGGTGGATTCGCTCTTCGCAACATCATACGTGGCATCCAGGTCGATATGGTTAATGCTTCTAGTAACGTGGCTGTAAATATCAATACGGGCTATATGATCAAGATTGAAGACTGCATGTTTTGGAATTGCGGTGCTGGCGGTATCGTCATGGCCAGTACAGCAACAAACTGTACCATCTGGCACACAACGGTTACGGGGCTGGACGCCGCTACCGGTACAGGCATCAGCATATCAGGTTCAAGTAGTGTCAACTTCTTCGACGTAGATGTTGAGGCCTTTCAAGATGGGATACATTGTACGGGTGGATTCACGTATGGTTTTTTTGGCCTATATATGGAACGTAACAGTAGTCGCGGGCTTGTGCTGGACGCTTGCCAAGGGTGTACGATCCAGGGCGCGGTCCTCAACACTCCGAATGGAACTTCACCTAACGCGATTGCGCTTATTAATGGCACCGTCAAGACTGTCATCCTTGGGGGAACGTATTCGACACAAGCCTCTCCCGCACCAACGATCGCCATTTTTGATAGCGGTGGATCAGCAACTAATTACGTATTAAAGGCCTTTGTCAACGGAGGGATTTCTGCTGGTGTGACAGTGATATAAGCATCAGCAATACGGAGTGAGCCCGGTTCGCCCCGCTGGTCTATGCGTGTGGTAGGCCCCATGGGACCTGAAAGTGCAAGACCACGTTGCCGGAAGAATCTGACCGGGTTACCATCTCCATTGAGTCGATAGTGTACGCCCATGGCTTGCGCGTATGCCATGACAATAACAGTGATTCGCGCGAGTCTTGAAAGAACGAGGGCCCGCTCTCTCAAAGAGAGCGGGGGCTTTCGATCTGACCATGGTTTCCTCACAAGAAGTCACGGATATTGGACTTGTATACCAGAGGTAACGGCACCCTGTGCTTGTGAATTAAACAGCACATTCTTGCGGTCCGTAGCCGTATCCTGGTAGGCACTGGTTGATCCTTGAGCTCTCAGACGGCTCCCAATGAAGGTATTATGGTGGGATGATTCCCAAAATCCTATTGGGTAACCCGATGCCGGACCATCAATTTGCACACCAGTAAATGTGTTGTAGCTCGCCCCTGCTTCAAGACGAATTCCGTACGCCGCGTTTCTTTCGAAATGACCTCCGTGCACATGCACGCTTTTTGTTCCTACCCCAGCACCGTTTATCCGCAAACCGTGAAAGAAAGATTCGATGTCAGGATTGTAGAAATTTACTTCTGCTTCCGTAACGAGAACTCCTGTTCCAGAGAATGTTGGCAAACCATAGACGCTTACATCCTCAACTGTAATATGTCCCGCATTTGCGATCGAAATACCGCCTCCGCTTCCTGCGTTATACACCATGAGATCCTGAATCTTTATTGTGTAGGCTGAGTCGATAGCAATGGCTCTAGATCCCCCAGCGTTGGTCATGTTGATGAGAAGCCCTTTTATCACATTCCGAAACCCAGACCCCCCAGGCATGTCAGACCCAAATATCGTGACTGCATCGGTGCCATAAGGAAGAAGCACCGACGCAAACCCGACTCCTGTTCCCACTAAGTCAACATTCCTTTTGACAATCAGACGGCTCGTAATTTTGTAGGAACCAGGCGGGAAATAGACAATCCCGTGAACCGTCTCGCCATGATCGATCGCGGCCTGAATTGCCGAAGTGTCATCGATAACCCCATCTCCTACAGCCCCAAAGGCTCTAACATCGATCCATGGCCCCTTAGTAATGATATCGTCGAATCTCGTAGTTCCCATAAAAGTACAATTCGATGTGCACTGAGCCATCACCGGCAAATTCAGGAATAAAAGCCCCATGAGGAAGAAACCTACAGAGAGAATGCATCTCATGCCTGCCTCCTTGATAGAAGATGATACAGCCATTTAAGAGGATACCGACGTAGTATTACGGAACACTCTCGTAATGGTCAGCAGACCGTTACATTCCTCCGAAGTTGTAGGAGAGAGGAAAAGTCCCTCGCACAATCTATATTGGGTGGTAAGACTGTCGACCAACACCCCTCCTACCAATTTCTCGCTGAGATACGCCTCAGATAATCGTTAAGGCCTAGTTGCAGATAGGCGAACTTTCCGCTCGATCCGGGAAGCCAGCCGGCCTTGAGCTGGTACGAGACCTGCCTCTAGCCCCTCAGTGGCTTTCTGCATGGAACTAGACGGCGAATTCCTTGGGCAGATGCGGCCCACATGGATTTTGTAACGATTTGTTTACAGAGACTCGCTGCCGGCTGTAACCGACGACACCCACGTTGACTACCGGCTGTACGGAGACGAAACACATGAACACCGGACCCTTCTTGACTCTGCGATATATTCTGACGGTCTGCGCCCTGCTCGCGTCCTGCGCAAGCTTCGTTGACCAAGCCGATGCAGCCGGCCCGGTCGCCTACCGAGACTGTGCGTTGTCCTGGAATCCGAATACCGAATCCGATCTGGCCGGCTATCGGGTCTATATGGGACGAAGTCTCAACCAGCTCAACCGGATGAGAGACGTGGGTCTGCGCACCGCCTTTCGCTGTTCGGAAGGCGACGCAGCCGAAAACGGCCAGTGGTTCGGCACGGTCACGGCCTACGATCACAGCGGGAACGAAAGCGCGGCGGCGCAGGCCGTCCCCTTTGAAATCGTCGGATGGCCGGACCCGGTACTGCCGGCAGAAATTCATGAACCGTCCTCGGCCCGCCTCGTGAACACGACACTGGGAGCGATCCTCGTCTGGAACGATGCTAATGTGCCGTCCGTCTCGCATCGGGTTGAAATATCCAGCTCGCTGGTTCCCGCCTGGACCACTGCCGTCGTGCAGCCTCCGGGAGTCCCCATGTTCTCCTATTTTCAGCTCGCCGGCGCCGAGTGGGTCTGCTACAGAGTCCGGGCGGAACGAGGCGCGCTCGTCTCTCCCTGGGCGCAGGCCGGTGGACCAACCGATCGCCAATTCTGCACGCGCCCGGCGGAACTTCCGACGATTGCCCAGCCGATTCTCGCGCCGACGATCCTGTATGAGCCGGAATCGGTCCGCTTGGCCGCATCCCCTCGCGGCTTTACTCTCTCGTGGGGACGCCCCGGTGCCACGACCGGCCCGGCCTATCGGATTGAAGTCAGCGGGGCGCTCGATTATCGCTGGACGACGCTGGCAGTCCTTCCGCCTGGTACCAACGAGTTCCGCTACTATCGCGCCATCGACGCTGAGTGGGCCTGCGTCAGAATCAGGGCTGAAGTAGGGCGCGCGGTCTCTCTGTGGTCTGCGGCAGGAGGTC
Proteins encoded:
- a CDS encoding glycosyl hydrolase family 28-related protein codes for the protein MSNAIAALNYATLDDAVATLGSTATTLTISTALSVAMNTTVPSTLTLEFTGSGSLVIPNGVTLTINGSIKAPLTTIFTIPGTGVLRLGPRCSAKLYPQWWGAKADGIADDQGAIQAALDIAANGHTNGASSIVFLPAGNYVISSRLKVPPGVSLIGQGLEGSVIIPTSCDAITMWGSDWAGGFALRNIIRGIQVDMVNASSNVAVNINTGYMIKIEDCMFWNCGAGGIVMASTATNCTIWHTTVTGLDAATGTGISISGSSSVNFFDVDVEAFQDGIHCTGGFTYGFFGLYMERNSSRGLVLDACQGCTIQGAVLNTPNGTSPNAIALINGTVKTVILGGTYSTQASPAPTIAIFDSGGSATNYVLKAFVNGGISAGVTVI
- a CDS encoding O-antigen ligase family protein, coding for MLVAFVLLIVALLAKDATPLGDRFVLRALSEGTALAVGGGWLALSGGRIFNRWHMVLGLYFAALVFAIPQAMSPLFVSLQILALAAILLFALAFLDAAKVDPRQPLFVARTMLIALTVVCLVSLLLRVWLPALTFEQTFEGLRFRGLFSKPAMMGAASGLLFGLCLFVRWHWTIRGIGIAASLPCLFLTGSRTFWVAAIVSMGAAGIRYVRWRRTFVPMVAALIVTVLCLGIVIGTRMTPAQGAKIFRQDSIENLSGRTAMWAQALQRYWEHPWLGYGFTAGGVVLNESGWRGAGGASSNSPSQGAITLHNGYVQALLDSGGIGAALYVAVILSALWCFLRYDRAKQYAAEFYCLLFLAIANLGETVIFGAAVLHGVWFWYVTVLALTLPSLAPQISSPERAGPISREAAPEVEAEWVSAPGTPEPRRFPLVQSREACL
- a CDS encoding glycosyl hydrolase family 28-related protein codes for the protein MRCILSVGFFLMGLLFLNLPVMAQCTSNCTFMGTTRFDDIITKGPWIDVRAFGAVGDGVIDDTSAIQAAIDHGETVHGIVYFPPGSYKITSRLIVKRNVDLVGTGVGFASVLLPYGTDAVTIFGSDMPGGSGFRNVIKGLLINMTNAGGSRAIAIDSAYTIKIQDLMVYNAGSGGGISIANAGHITVEDVSVYGLPTFSGTGVLVTEAEVNFYNPDIESFFHGLRINGAGVGTKSVHVHGGHFERNAAYGIRLEAGASYNTFTGVQIDGPASGYPIGFWESSHHNTFIGSRLRAQGSTSAYQDTATDRKNVLFNSQAQGAVTSGIQVQYP